A genome region from Vulpes lagopus strain Blue_001 chromosome 7, ASM1834538v1, whole genome shotgun sequence includes the following:
- the LOC121495634 gene encoding 40S ribosomal protein S15a-like, which translates to MVRMNVLADALKSINNAEKRGKHQVLIRPCSKVIVRFLTLMMKYGYIGEFEIIDDHRAGKIVVNLTGRLNKCGVISLRFDVQPKDLEEWQNNLLPYRQFGFIVLTTSAGIMDHEEARRKHTGGKILGFFF; encoded by the exons ATGGTGCGCATGAACGTCCTGGCAGATGCTCTCAAGAGCATCAACAATGCTGAAAAGAGAGGCAAGCACCAGGTTCTTATCAGGCCATGCTCCAAAGT cattgtcCGATTTCTCACTCTGATGATGAAGTATGGTTACATTGGCGAATTTGAAATCATTGATgatcacagagctgggaaaatTGTTGTGAACCTCACAGGCAGGTTAAACAAGTGTGGAGTGATCAGTCTCAGATTTGATGTACAACCGAAAGATCTAGAAGAATGGCAGAATAACCTGCTCCCATACCGCCAGTTTGGTTTCATTGTACTGACAACCTCAGCTGGCATCATGGACCACGAAGAAGCAAGACGAAAACACACAGGAGGGAAAATCCTGGGATTCTTTTTCTAG